The following are encoded in a window of Halorarum salinum genomic DNA:
- a CDS encoding sensor histidine kinase has translation MDSRDAAGEESGRVSALYAATRDLLTAPDRESLCEVAVRTGEEILGLPFVSVHLVEAGRLQPVATTAAVRERYDEVPTYGPGDPVWDVFDGGEPVAFDDVRDADVAAGVVVPIGSHGVLIAGAADEREVKGSGVELVRLLADNTAVALDRLDRERRLDRLHRAARELMTARDTASVAAAATNAAHEILGLRVNAVFLRSSDGDRLVPVSVTEEAKELFGEIPDLKPGSVAWRGYEDGEAEIHDDVRTDRDVQNPETPARSEVVLPLGDHGVFIAGTTEVDAFAESDLSLARVFADNVEAALDRAEREAMVRNREGELARQNERLEEFASVVSHDLRNPLNVAQGRVELAMDDCDSEHLEHAHQAHERMVALIEDLLALARNGQGVGDVESVALAPLAHEVWATVEGGTLDVHENVGAVDADPSRLRELFENLFRNAVEHGSTNGRTGPGDAGEHGSEPGSVTVEVGPLDGDGGFYVADDGPGIPPGDREAVFERGFTTAEEGTGFGLPIVREIAEAHGWRVAVTDGALEGARFEIRTDSE, from the coding sequence ATGGATTCCCGCGACGCCGCAGGGGAGGAATCCGGGCGCGTGAGCGCGCTCTACGCGGCGACGCGGGACCTGCTGACCGCCCCGGACCGGGAGTCGTTGTGCGAGGTCGCGGTCCGGACCGGCGAGGAGATCCTGGGGCTCCCGTTCGTCTCCGTCCACCTCGTCGAGGCCGGGCGGCTCCAACCGGTCGCGACCACCGCCGCCGTGCGGGAGCGGTACGACGAGGTCCCGACCTACGGCCCCGGCGACCCGGTCTGGGACGTGTTCGACGGCGGCGAACCGGTGGCCTTCGACGACGTGCGGGACGCTGACGTCGCCGCCGGCGTCGTCGTCCCCATCGGTTCCCACGGCGTCCTCATCGCGGGTGCGGCCGACGAGCGCGAGGTGAAGGGGTCGGGGGTCGAACTCGTCCGCCTCCTCGCGGACAACACGGCCGTGGCGCTCGACCGACTCGACCGGGAACGGCGGCTCGACCGGCTCCACAGGGCCGCCCGCGAGCTGATGACGGCTCGCGACACCGCCTCGGTCGCCGCGGCGGCGACGAACGCGGCCCACGAGATCCTCGGGCTACGGGTCAACGCGGTGTTCCTCCGCTCCTCGGACGGCGACCGCCTCGTCCCCGTGAGCGTCACCGAGGAGGCGAAGGAGCTGTTCGGGGAGATCCCGGACCTGAAGCCCGGCAGCGTCGCGTGGCGGGGCTACGAGGACGGCGAGGCGGAGATCCACGACGACGTCCGGACCGACCGTGACGTGCAGAACCCGGAGACGCCGGCCCGGAGCGAGGTCGTCCTGCCGCTGGGGGACCACGGCGTGTTCATCGCCGGCACGACCGAGGTGGACGCCTTCGCGGAGTCGGACCTGAGCCTGGCGCGCGTGTTCGCCGACAACGTCGAGGCCGCGCTCGACCGCGCAGAGCGGGAGGCGATGGTCCGGAACCGCGAGGGCGAACTCGCGCGACAGAACGAGCGGCTGGAGGAGTTCGCCTCCGTCGTGAGCCACGACCTCCGGAACCCGCTGAACGTCGCGCAGGGGCGGGTCGAACTCGCGATGGACGACTGCGACAGCGAGCACCTCGAGCACGCCCACCAGGCCCACGAGCGGATGGTCGCGCTCATCGAGGACCTGCTGGCGCTCGCCCGGAACGGCCAGGGCGTGGGCGACGTCGAGTCCGTCGCGCTGGCCCCGCTCGCACACGAGGTCTGGGCGACCGTCGAGGGCGGCACGCTCGACGTCCACGAGAACGTCGGTGCCGTCGACGCCGACCCGTCGCGACTCCGCGAACTGTTCGAGAACCTGTTTCGAAACGCCGTGGAACACGGTTCCACGAACGGTCGGACGGGGCCCGGCGACGCCGGCGAGCACGGCTCGGAACCCGGGAGCGTCACCGTCGAGGTCGGGCCGCTCGACGGGGACGGCGGCTTCTACGTCGCCGACGACGGCCCCGGCATCCCCCCCGGGGACCGCGAGGCGGTGTTCGAACGCGGGTTCACCACGGCCGAGGAGGGGACCGGCTTCGGCCTCCCCATCGTCCGCGAGATCGCGGAGGCTCACGGCTGGCGGGTCGCGGTGACCGACGGCGCCCTCGAGGGCGCCCGGTTCGAGATCAGGACCGACTCGGAGTGA
- a CDS encoding aldo/keto reductase, giving the protein MQYRELGDSGVEVSEVAFGAWVVGTDWWGDRTDEDAVDLIEHALDRGITFFDTGDVYGHGRSEELIGEALGEHREEVTVGTKVGYDFYNNPQAGHGELPKELDGEYVREAVEKSLDRLDMEYVDVLFLHNANVDEVTDELLETLYDLREEGLVDALGWALGPSIGWLAEGDRAAELDFDAVQTVYNLFEQTPGNHFIDTARDLGADTSLIARVPHSSGLLNEQVTPDTELGEGDHRSFRPDAWFETGWEKIEAIRFLERDGERTMGQATIQWLLAHDEVASVTPTFRSRGDVDEWAAAPDTPALSDGEFKRVADLYADDFGVDRDDGMDPAEFRTSVDGADLRDAGVLPARSADD; this is encoded by the coding sequence ATGCAGTACCGCGAACTCGGTGACTCCGGCGTCGAGGTGAGCGAGGTGGCCTTCGGCGCGTGGGTCGTCGGCACGGACTGGTGGGGCGACCGGACCGACGAGGACGCCGTCGACTTGATCGAGCACGCGCTCGACCGCGGGATCACGTTCTTCGACACCGGCGACGTGTACGGGCACGGCCGTTCCGAGGAGCTGATCGGCGAGGCGCTTGGCGAGCACCGCGAGGAGGTCACGGTCGGCACGAAGGTCGGCTACGACTTCTACAACAACCCGCAGGCGGGCCACGGCGAACTCCCGAAGGAACTGGACGGTGAGTACGTCCGCGAGGCCGTCGAGAAGTCGCTCGACAGGCTCGACATGGAGTACGTCGACGTGCTGTTCCTCCACAACGCGAACGTCGACGAGGTGACCGACGAGTTGCTCGAGACGCTGTACGACCTCCGCGAGGAGGGGCTGGTCGACGCGCTGGGCTGGGCGCTCGGCCCCTCCATCGGCTGGCTGGCCGAGGGCGACCGCGCCGCCGAACTCGACTTCGACGCGGTCCAGACCGTCTACAACCTGTTCGAACAGACCCCCGGAAACCACTTCATCGACACCGCCCGCGACCTGGGCGCGGACACGAGCCTGATCGCCCGGGTCCCGCACTCCTCGGGCCTCCTGAACGAGCAGGTCACGCCCGACACCGAACTCGGCGAGGGGGACCACCGCTCGTTCCGCCCCGACGCGTGGTTCGAGACCGGCTGGGAGAAGATCGAGGCGATCCGGTTCCTCGAGCGGGACGGCGAGCGCACGATGGGCCAGGCCACCATCCAGTGGCTCCTCGCCCACGACGAGGTCGCGTCCGTGACGCCGACGTTCCGCTCGCGCGGGGACGTCGACGAGTGGGCCGCGGCGCCCGACACGCCCGCGCTGAGCGACGGGGAGTTCAAACGCGTCGCCGACCTGTACGCGGACGACTTCGGCGTCGACCGCGACGACGGCATGGACCCCGCGGAGTTCCGGACCTCCGTCGACGGCGCCGACCTCCGGGACGCCGGCGTCCTGCCCGCCCGCTCCGCGGACGACTGA
- a CDS encoding SMP-30/gluconolactonase/LRE family protein, whose translation MTPLDGRTVGRPFASGAGLGFVGVGRADPGDGAADDPGTHLESPATFGADGIAARGSQVYVAANGRNEVVRVAPSGESVVLADADDGLAFPSDVAFGAGRGDDVDLFVCNFATTDPAAAGVLRTRP comes from the coding sequence ATGACCCCTCTCGACGGACGGACGGTCGGACGGCCGTTCGCGAGCGGGGCGGGCCTCGGGTTCGTCGGCGTCGGCCGGGCCGACCCCGGCGACGGCGCCGCGGACGACCCGGGGACGCACCTCGAGTCACCCGCGACCTTCGGCGCGGACGGGATCGCTGCCAGAGGGTCGCAGGTGTACGTCGCGGCCAACGGCAGGAACGAGGTGGTCCGCGTGGCGCCGTCGGGGGAGTCGGTGGTCCTCGCCGACGCCGACGACGGACTCGCGTTCCCCTCGGACGTCGCCTTCGGCGCCGGACGGGGGGACGACGTCGACCTGTTCGTCTGCAACTTCGCCACCACCGACCCGGCCGCCGCCGGCGTCCTCCGGACCCGGCCGTAG
- a CDS encoding GNAT family N-acetyltransferase: MVEPAIRRASAADAAALARVYRSAYRENRELGFPAKAGSATEREVGDWIRGCRVYAARVDDEVVGGVRLEASGPERVKLSRLGVHGNWKGEGIGGTLLDHAEGAVRDCGRTTVWLTTPGEHPYLPELYRGRGYEETGTYPLEHREYDEIVMEKRVR, translated from the coding sequence ATGGTCGAACCGGCGATTCGCAGGGCGAGCGCGGCCGACGCGGCGGCGCTCGCACGCGTGTATCGGAGCGCCTACCGGGAGAACCGCGAACTCGGGTTCCCCGCGAAGGCGGGGTCGGCGACCGAACGCGAGGTCGGCGACTGGATCCGGGGGTGCCGGGTGTACGCCGCCCGGGTCGACGACGAGGTCGTCGGCGGTGTTCGACTCGAGGCGAGCGGTCCCGAGCGCGTGAAGCTCAGCCGCCTCGGCGTCCACGGGAACTGGAAGGGCGAGGGGATCGGGGGAACGCTGCTCGACCACGCGGAGGGAGCGGTTCGGGACTGCGGTCGCACGACCGTCTGGCTCACGACGCCCGGCGAGCACCCGTACCTCCCAGAACTGTACCGGGGCCGCGGCTACGAGGAGACCGGCACGTACCCGCTGGAGCATCGGGAGTACGACGAGATCGTCATGGAAAAGCGGGTTCGGTAG